A region from the Candidatus Electrothrix scaldis genome encodes:
- a CDS encoding diguanylate cyclase: MGLFIGTGESAGEEDPQSFHLCPGQAYPEKVMNPDKPEEPYKDKYSLLENLRESFSDPSLSQEKLRENGYALAEEYTAILQQFSRLAEFSESTQRKLLGADLRIREQQAELERKNARLEREIAEHIELKKQLQQRTDELTAINNRLSGTVNELTQRNLEILTLQQLGEFLQSCESEEETFHILISTCRRMFPSDAGYLSLMDDSMKMLRVVAFWGDSRFRKMEFDQQRCWAVRRGRAHAVLDPQVAPICLHSELFPNESALCVPMTAHGQVFGMMHLLMRPEKERQTEEERQQFFESKQRLFVSMVDRYALSLTDLRLRETLRIQAIRDPLTGLYNRRHMEVSFHREISRAQRHDQSLGVIMIDIDHFNVFNDTYGHDLGDRVLSEIGAFILRHVRGEDIACRYGGEEIIIILPGASLQHTQQRAEQLRIGIEALIVEMYDEEHTVTASLGVAIYPEHGHSIEAVVKAADCALYEAKNRGRNRVILAEKPVSLSGKDEEKEERQSSS, encoded by the coding sequence ATGGGGCTGTTCATAGGAACAGGAGAGAGCGCCGGAGAAGAAGATCCGCAATCCTTTCACCTCTGCCCGGGACAGGCCTACCCTGAAAAAGTAATGAATCCAGATAAGCCCGAAGAACCGTATAAAGACAAATACAGTCTTCTGGAGAATCTCCGAGAGTCTTTCTCTGATCCCTCCCTGTCGCAGGAAAAACTGCGGGAAAACGGCTATGCCCTGGCCGAGGAATACACTGCTATCCTCCAGCAATTTTCCCGACTTGCTGAATTCAGCGAGAGTACCCAGCGGAAGCTGCTGGGGGCGGACCTGAGGATACGGGAACAGCAGGCAGAGCTGGAAAGAAAGAATGCACGTCTGGAGCGGGAAATAGCTGAGCATATTGAGTTGAAAAAGCAGCTGCAGCAGCGGACAGATGAGTTAACCGCAATCAATAATCGCCTTTCCGGGACCGTTAATGAGCTGACCCAACGTAATCTTGAGATCCTGACTTTGCAGCAGTTGGGAGAATTTCTCCAGTCCTGTGAGTCTGAAGAAGAGACGTTTCATATCCTGATCAGTACCTGTCGTCGCATGTTCCCCTCAGATGCAGGCTATCTGAGTCTGATGGATGATTCTATGAAAATGCTCAGGGTTGTTGCTTTTTGGGGGGATAGTCGATTCAGGAAGATGGAGTTTGATCAGCAGCGCTGCTGGGCTGTACGGCGAGGAAGGGCACATGCTGTTCTGGATCCCCAGGTTGCTCCTATCTGCCTCCATTCAGAACTTTTCCCAAATGAAAGCGCACTCTGTGTTCCTATGACAGCGCACGGGCAGGTTTTCGGTATGATGCATCTGTTAATGCGCCCGGAAAAGGAAAGGCAGACAGAGGAGGAGCGTCAACAGTTCTTCGAAAGCAAGCAACGACTGTTTGTGAGTATGGTAGATCGTTACGCCTTGAGCCTGACAGATTTGCGCTTGCGTGAAACCCTGAGAATCCAGGCTATCCGGGATCCCTTGACCGGTTTGTATAATCGGCGCCATATGGAGGTTTCCTTTCATCGCGAGATTAGCCGGGCCCAGCGTCATGATCAGTCCCTTGGGGTTATTATGATAGATATCGATCATTTTAACGTATTCAACGATACCTATGGTCATGATCTGGGTGATAGAGTCCTCAGTGAAATAGGGGCATTCATCCTGAGGCATGTTCGCGGAGAGGATATTGCCTGCCGTTATGGTGGGGAGGAGATTATTATTATTCTGCCCGGCGCCTCCCTGCAGCATACTCAGCAACGTGCTGAACAGTTACGTATCGGTATTGAAGCTTTGATCGTGGAAATGTACGATGAGGAGCACACTGTGACGGCCTCTTTGGGAGTTGCCATTTATCCAGAACATGGACACTCCATTGAAGCGGTGGTGAAAGCGGCTGATTGTGCCCTGTATGAGGCAAAAAACAGGGGAAGAAATCGGGTCATTCTTGCAGAAAAACCTGTGTCACTTTCCGGTAAGGATGAGGAAAAAGAGGAGAGACAGTCTTCTTCGTAA
- a CDS encoding DMT family transporter → MKYQTSTAPSQSQQYSRKSLWAIHAMMLLCAGLVSTSFTVSKAITDAMDPAVLTLLRFAIAALLFLPYIHRKYGLRLPDKKSLLGYACISFTLTGFFWLMFLSMRTTTALNTGVIFTLVPGISGLYSAILLKERLGRHRLTAMLPATLGAIWVIFRGSLSELLAFNLNPGDLLFFASCLLMAFYMPLVKFFHRDEPMSLMTFWILVTGTGWLLLFCGHQLPSLPWTSVPLKVWSGIIYLATFSTIITFFLSQFCTLILGPTRVMAYSYLYPPFIVLIEWGLGHPLPSARILPGVGLIIAAMFIVQQGAEEKRKRTGGDQEEAERRNSANRTGHRGIH, encoded by the coding sequence ATGAAATATCAAACAAGCACTGCCCCGTCCCAGTCGCAGCAATACAGCAGGAAATCCCTCTGGGCCATCCACGCCATGATGCTGCTCTGCGCCGGGCTGGTCTCCACCTCCTTTACCGTGAGCAAGGCCATCACCGATGCAATGGACCCGGCAGTGCTCACCCTGCTGCGCTTTGCCATCGCGGCCCTGCTCTTCCTGCCCTATATCCACCGCAAGTACGGGCTCCGCCTGCCGGATAAAAAAAGCCTGCTCGGCTATGCCTGCATCAGCTTCACCCTGACCGGCTTCTTCTGGCTCATGTTCCTGTCCATGCGCACGACCACGGCCCTGAACACCGGGGTGATCTTCACCCTGGTACCGGGGATCTCTGGCCTGTACAGCGCAATCCTGCTCAAGGAGCGGCTGGGTCGCCATCGACTCACGGCCATGCTGCCTGCCACCCTGGGCGCGATCTGGGTTATCTTTCGCGGCAGCCTCAGCGAGCTGCTGGCCTTTAACCTCAACCCCGGGGACCTGCTCTTCTTTGCCAGCTGCCTGCTCATGGCCTTTTATATGCCCCTGGTCAAATTCTTCCATAGGGATGAGCCCATGTCGCTCATGACCTTCTGGATCCTGGTCACGGGCACAGGTTGGCTGCTGCTCTTCTGCGGGCACCAGCTTCCCTCGCTCCCCTGGACCAGCGTCCCCCTTAAGGTCTGGAGCGGCATTATCTACCTGGCGACATTCTCCACCATCATCACCTTCTTTCTCAGCCAGTTCTGCACCCTCATCCTCGGGCCGACACGGGTCATGGCCTACAGCTATCTCTACCCGCCCTTTATCGTCCTGATAGAGTGGGGCCTGGGGCATCCCCTGCCCTCCGCGCGGATCTTACCCGGCGTAGGATTGATTATAGCGGCTATGTTTATTGTCCAGCAGGGAGCAGAGGAGAAAAGAAAGAGAACCGGAGGAGATCAAGAAGAGGCAGAGAGGAGAAACAGCGCAAACAGGACAGGCCACAGAGGGATCCATTAG
- a CDS encoding bacteriohemerythrin translates to MSLIRWNDSFSVNVSKIDQEHKKLVEMVNELTDAMKEGQGKEVLGEILNGLIAYTASHFQTEENYFRQVKYPDADEHKKEHVAFVQKVSEFKQEFDAGRATVSVNVLQFLSKWLQTHIKVADQKYSSYLNEKGIK, encoded by the coding sequence ATGAGTCTTATCAGGTGGAACGATAGCTTTAGTGTAAATGTCAGCAAGATTGATCAGGAGCATAAAAAACTTGTTGAGATGGTCAATGAACTCACAGATGCTATGAAGGAAGGGCAAGGCAAGGAGGTTCTCGGAGAAATTTTGAATGGGCTGATAGCGTACACAGCCTCTCATTTTCAAACTGAGGAGAACTACTTCCGTCAGGTGAAATACCCTGATGCTGATGAGCATAAAAAAGAACATGTAGCCTTTGTGCAAAAGGTTAGCGAGTTTAAGCAGGAGTTTGATGCCGGGCGGGCGACCGTGTCGGTGAATGTCCTGCAATTCCTCAGTAAATGGTTACAGACCCACATCAAGGTCGCTGACCAGAAGTACAGCAGTTATTTGAACGAGAAGGGGATAAAATAA
- a CDS encoding DUF6364 family protein, whose amino-acid sequence MNTKLTLRMDESLIAAAKEYSAKTGKSLSRIVADFFQTIKNENQEEEQVLPPTVRSLKGALKKGGLGEGEYKKYLEEKYL is encoded by the coding sequence ATGAATACCAAATTAACCCTGCGAATGGATGAGAGCCTGATTGCGGCGGCCAAAGAATACTCCGCCAAGACCGGCAAATCGCTCTCCCGTATCGTTGCTGATTTCTTCCAGACAATAAAAAACGAGAACCAGGAAGAAGAGCAGGTACTGCCCCCTACAGTACGCTCCCTCAAGGGAGCCTTGAAAAAAGGCGGTCTTGGAGAGGGTGAGTACAAAAAATACCTGGAAGAGAAGTACCTATGA
- a CDS encoding PIN domain-containing protein — MKVLFDTNVILDVLLDREPFSNDAALLMAKVEHSELVGFACATTITTIHYLCTKMLDREAAASHIQSLLSLFTIAPVNQRVLEKSLASRFKDFEDAVIHEAALHAGVQHIITRNIKDFKEATRPVHEPKEFLGAFEMLRQTDQQSPAPKGKR; from the coding sequence ATGAAGGTGCTCTTTGATACCAATGTGATACTGGATGTGCTGCTGGACAGAGAGCCATTCTCTAACGATGCCGCCCTACTCATGGCAAAAGTGGAGCACTCGGAACTTGTCGGTTTTGCCTGTGCAACCACGATAACCACAATTCATTATCTCTGCACCAAGATGCTCGACCGCGAAGCAGCGGCCAGCCATATTCAATCCTTGCTTTCCCTGTTTACCATCGCACCGGTCAATCAAAGAGTCCTTGAAAAGTCACTCGCATCCCGATTTAAGGATTTTGAAGATGCCGTGATTCATGAAGCAGCTCTCCATGCGGGAGTGCAGCATATCATCACAAGAAATATCAAAGATTTTAAGGAAGCGACTCGTCCTGTTCATGAACCAAAAGAGTTTCTCGGCGCATTTGAAATGCTCAGGCAAACGGACCAACAAAGCCCTGCCCCAAAAGGCAAGCGCTGA
- a CDS encoding tetratricopeptide repeat protein, with product MDKPLHNNDRQEKDPPANPPPDLGQLQHDVTLLSEDARQILRLAGCLAFDLLTPASLTTLLEDDEDRCRRAVHELVRYDLLEHRKQCLHLSHPLIHEYATEHLPLDCTSLKRVAWYYISQYRPQAVTKAETPALPDGELAQCLRLVTSCLENGLWPEVQALASVIDLFLEQQDTRTVEKEVWEMRLIAARQLGDRRDEAWCLSSLGYICLRHKGEKQALHWFRQCLPLWRELDVRRDVTGMPRQNRARLPAKQSRKAQAPEKKGASRHDRSEYTKALDHIKGALTNQSGQSPEAEQAKCFWNLGLAYEGLGDQTKAEKYITKAVELGEAIKHPWLEKWREGLERMRTMQRVRRAIRSRQRKETLQSWLRFFRPWRRGDS from the coding sequence TTGGATAAGCCATTGCACAACAACGACAGACAAGAGAAGGACCCTCCTGCGAACCCGCCCCCTGACCTCGGACAGCTGCAGCACGACGTCACCCTGCTGAGCGAGGACGCCCGCCAGATCCTCCGTCTGGCAGGATGCCTGGCCTTTGATCTCCTGACCCCTGCATCCCTGACCACCCTGCTGGAGGATGATGAGGACCGATGCCGCAGGGCTGTCCATGAGCTGGTCCGGTACGACCTGCTGGAACACCGGAAGCAATGCCTGCACCTCAGCCATCCCCTGATCCATGAATACGCGACCGAGCACCTGCCCCTGGACTGCACGTCCCTGAAGCGGGTCGCCTGGTATTACATCTCCCAGTACAGGCCGCAGGCTGTGACCAAGGCAGAGACGCCTGCCCTCCCGGATGGCGAGCTGGCCCAGTGCCTGCGCTTGGTTACGTCCTGCCTGGAGAACGGGCTGTGGCCCGAGGTACAGGCCCTGGCCAGTGTCATTGACCTCTTCCTGGAGCAGCAGGATACCCGGACCGTGGAAAAAGAGGTATGGGAGATGCGCCTGATCGCGGCCCGGCAGCTCGGCGACCGCCGGGATGAGGCCTGGTGTCTGAGCAGCCTGGGCTATATCTGCCTGCGCCATAAGGGGGAGAAGCAGGCCCTGCATTGGTTCCGGCAATGCCTGCCCCTATGGCGTGAGCTGGATGTGCGCAGGGACGTGACAGGCATGCCCCGGCAGAACCGGGCAAGGCTCCCTGCGAAACAGAGCAGGAAGGCCCAGGCACCAGAGAAAAAAGGCGCAAGCAGACACGACCGAAGCGAGTACACCAAGGCCCTGGATCACATCAAAGGTGCCCTGACCAACCAGAGCGGGCAGAGTCCAGAGGCTGAGCAGGCCAAGTGCTTCTGGAACCTCGGCCTTGCCTATGAGGGCCTGGGGGACCAGACCAAGGCCGAGAAATACATCACCAAGGCGGTTGAACTTGGTGAGGCCATCAAGCATCCCTGGCTGGAGAAGTGGCGGGAGGGCCTGGAACGGATGCGGACCATGCAGCGGGTACGCAGGGCAATCCGGTCCCGACAACGGAAAGAGACCCTGCAAAGCTGGCTGCGGTTCTTCCGGCCTTGGCGCCGGGGTGATTCGTAA
- a CDS encoding bacteriohemerythrin: MSLIKWDDSFSVNVSRVDQEHKKLFDMINELTDAMKAGKGKDVLGGILDGLVSYTASHFQTEENYFQQVKYPDAAAHKKEHVAFVKKVTEFKKEFDAGRATVSVNILQFLSKWLQTHIKGTDQKYSNFLNEHGIK, translated from the coding sequence ATGAGCTTAATCAAGTGGGATGATAGTTTTAGCGTCAATGTCAGCAGGGTTGATCAGGAGCATAAAAAGCTCTTTGACATGATCAATGAACTGACTGATGCTATGAAGGCAGGGAAAGGAAAAGATGTGCTGGGAGGTATTTTGGACGGATTGGTTTCGTACACAGCTTCCCATTTTCAAACTGAGGAAAATTATTTTCAGCAGGTAAAATATCCTGATGCAGCTGCGCATAAAAAGGAACATGTCGCCTTTGTCAAAAAGGTGACGGAGTTTAAAAAAGAGTTCGACGCAGGTCGGGCAACGGTTTCTGTTAATATCTTGCAGTTTCTCAGTAAGTGGTTGCAAACCCATATTAAGGGGACAGACCAGAAGTATAGCAACTTCCTTAACGAGCACGGCATCAAGTAG
- the mpl gene encoding UDP-N-acetylmuramate:L-alanyl-gamma-D-glutamyl-meso-diaminopimelate ligase codes for MKAQLDPQLNIAPEHIEHIHIMGVCGTGMAAIAGMLKERGYKVTGSDQNVYPPMSDFLAQAGIEVMQGYVPENLEPHPDLVIVGNVIQAVFPEAQRLAELGIPYLSMPQALGHFFLGGEAPKKSLVVAGTHGKTTTSSLLATALHRTDCSPGFLIGGIVEAFARNYNLGDGEYFVVEGDEYDTAFFNKVSKFLHYRPHCAILTSIEFDHADIFADLEEIKASFTRFVGLIPADGALVACMDDPVVAEIAAQCAAPVISYGTGEGCRWQLRDLTVTGLSSSFAAYKDGTLFGEFTLPMSGRHNGLNALAVIALMDHLGISRDAIRQGLASFEGIKRRQQIRGEVNGITVIDDFAHHPTAVRETVQALRLAWPDRRLLIVFEPRTNSSRRAVFQQQYEQAFSGADQVLVREIVPLSNVPAEEQFSSRRLAVALHAQGVPAEYFPDTAEILAALAEQVRPGDVVAILSNGGFDNIHEQLLGLLQNKEGCSEG; via the coding sequence GTGAAAGCCCAGCTTGATCCCCAGCTCAATATTGCGCCGGAACACATCGAACATATCCATATTATGGGCGTCTGCGGTACTGGCATGGCTGCCATTGCCGGAATGTTGAAAGAGCGTGGCTATAAGGTCACGGGCTCGGATCAGAATGTCTACCCTCCGATGTCGGATTTTCTTGCTCAGGCTGGCATTGAGGTCATGCAGGGGTATGTCCCGGAGAACCTGGAGCCGCACCCGGATCTGGTTATTGTCGGCAACGTGATCCAGGCTGTATTTCCAGAGGCGCAACGCTTGGCAGAGCTCGGTATTCCCTACCTGTCCATGCCCCAGGCCCTGGGCCATTTTTTTCTGGGCGGAGAAGCTCCTAAGAAATCACTGGTGGTTGCCGGTACCCACGGGAAAACAACCACCTCCTCCCTGCTGGCCACGGCCCTGCATCGGACAGATTGCTCGCCCGGTTTTCTCATCGGCGGGATCGTCGAGGCTTTTGCCCGTAATTATAACCTGGGTGATGGGGAGTATTTTGTGGTGGAAGGGGATGAGTACGATACCGCCTTTTTTAATAAGGTCTCCAAGTTCCTCCATTACCGACCCCATTGCGCTATTTTGACCTCCATAGAGTTTGATCATGCAGATATCTTTGCCGACCTGGAGGAAATCAAGGCATCCTTTACCCGCTTTGTCGGTCTTATTCCTGCGGATGGGGCCTTAGTTGCCTGCATGGATGACCCGGTGGTTGCTGAGATTGCCGCTCAATGTGCTGCACCGGTGATCAGCTACGGTACGGGTGAGGGGTGTCGCTGGCAATTGCGTGATCTAACCGTGACCGGGCTCAGCAGTTCTTTTGCCGCCTATAAGGACGGCACTCTGTTCGGGGAGTTCACTTTGCCCATGTCGGGGCGTCATAATGGTCTGAATGCCCTGGCTGTGATTGCCCTGATGGATCATCTTGGCATCAGCCGGGACGCTATCAGGCAGGGACTGGCCTCCTTTGAAGGGATTAAGCGGAGGCAGCAAATCAGAGGTGAGGTTAATGGTATTACGGTGATTGATGACTTTGCCCATCATCCCACAGCGGTTCGGGAGACCGTGCAGGCCCTGCGTCTGGCCTGGCCTGACCGTCGTCTCCTTATCGTTTTTGAGCCGCGCACTAACTCCAGCCGACGGGCCGTGTTTCAGCAGCAGTACGAGCAGGCCTTCTCTGGGGCGGATCAAGTCCTGGTGCGGGAGATTGTGCCTCTGAGTAATGTGCCTGCGGAAGAGCAGTTCTCCTCCCGCAGACTGGCTGTGGCCCTGCACGCTCAGGGGGTGCCGGCGGAGTATTTCCCAGATACCGCTGAAATCCTCGCCGCTCTTGCTGAGCAGGTGCGCCCCGGTGATGTTGTTGCTATCCTCTCCAATGGTGGTTTTGATAATATTCATGAGCAATTATTGGGTCTCCTGCAAAACAAGGAGGGCTGTTCCGAGGGGTAA
- a CDS encoding ADP-ribosylglycohydrolase family protein, with translation MKNDKIIGSLLAGAIGDCMGGPFEGQPGPLTYQAHDSWHLSDDTQLTLATYESITTCGFVSAQHIAETFLQYFRARKITGIGSSTLKAMRDLDAGGHWAICGAKGERAAGNGAAMRISPLAFMLLPEKDQDRQIIRDVCRITHHNDEAYLGALAILYAMQSDAIHDIILNSIEALPDSRTRDRLIAINHIQQETPAAVLANEFGSSGYVVDSVPLALFCARKAATLPFEDILIDAIEAGGDTDTIASMIGNIVGAHLGRAVLPEQHINRLPNIDKLTNIAKQFTAVCSKKRAFYAQS, from the coding sequence ATGAAAAACGACAAAATCATCGGCTCTCTCCTCGCTGGTGCCATCGGCGACTGCATGGGCGGTCCATTCGAAGGCCAGCCCGGCCCACTCACATACCAGGCCCATGACTCCTGGCACCTTTCCGACGATACCCAGCTCACCTTGGCTACCTACGAATCAATCACAACCTGCGGTTTTGTCTCAGCACAACACATTGCCGAGACATTTCTTCAGTACTTTCGCGCAAGAAAGATTACCGGAATTGGCTCCAGCACCCTAAAGGCCATGCGGGACCTCGACGCAGGCGGGCATTGGGCGATCTGTGGCGCAAAAGGAGAACGAGCTGCTGGCAATGGCGCGGCAATGCGGATCTCTCCGCTCGCGTTTATGCTCCTCCCGGAAAAGGACCAAGACAGACAGATTATTCGGGATGTCTGCAGAATCACCCATCATAATGATGAGGCTTATCTTGGTGCCCTGGCAATTCTTTACGCCATGCAAAGCGATGCAATCCACGACATCATCCTGAACTCCATAGAGGCATTACCAGACTCAAGAACACGGGATCGCCTGATTGCCATCAATCATATACAGCAGGAAACTCCGGCAGCAGTCCTTGCAAACGAATTCGGCTCATCCGGCTATGTGGTCGACTCTGTCCCACTGGCATTATTCTGTGCCCGAAAAGCAGCGACCTTGCCCTTTGAGGATATCCTCATCGATGCCATTGAAGCAGGCGGAGACACTGATACCATCGCCTCAATGATCGGCAATATCGTGGGAGCGCATCTTGGACGGGCGGTACTACCTGAGCAACACATCAACCGGCTACCGAACATCGATAAACTCACCAATATTGCCAAACAATTTACAGCTGTTTGCTCAAAAAAAAGAGCCTTCTACGCCCAGTCCTGA
- a CDS encoding tetratricopeptide repeat protein, with amino-acid sequence MSNQFESKGRDQNVGQGEGAIGKQINNYYTGAPPTPAEATCSLPAEDAVFLHRKEELAWLDEHLHPDRVVAVCGPGGMGKSALAARALRRLPADRFPDGMVFHTFYHQPKTAMAVQTLALALGIKGEANPEQQVTLVLGGKQALLILDGAEEAEDLPAVLRLRGRCGVLITSRRKSDAGALRLDLPPLPDEQAEDVLRAWTGESREQEAIERIAELLGGWPVALRIAGHYLHSTGEPAANYLRWLEQEPLRELDTGEEHQRDNAALLLDRSVAQVSADARLALGLAGALAFDLLAAEPITALLEDDERRARMAINELFQYGLLERRGDRLHIGHALIHQYAATRLALSPDELARPAAYYIDWCRTQSAAGLEGYALLDGERVHCLRLIESCLKSELWQEVKLLVGTIDIYLERQGYWAEELAALEMRLTAARLAGDRRDEAWCLNNLGYTCDNLGDKDQALRWYAQCLPLWRELGERKEEGVTLNNMAAIYLQQGRYEQALETYQQSLSIKQEVGDREGEGTTLNNIGMLYKAQGEYEQALQYYEQCLPITRETGNTIGEGTTLNNIAAIYDAQGKPSKALEYHEQALAIRREQGDRAGEAISRWWIGLTYRDMGDLTKAEEYISRAVEIMEAIHHPKLETCREGLEQLRAKQQM; translated from the coding sequence ATGAGCAACCAATTCGAGAGCAAAGGCAGAGACCAGAACGTCGGCCAGGGCGAGGGAGCCATCGGCAAGCAGATCAACAACTACTATACCGGCGCGCCCCCTACCCCGGCAGAGGCAACCTGCTCTCTGCCAGCTGAGGATGCTGTCTTCCTCCACCGGAAGGAGGAACTGGCCTGGCTGGATGAGCACCTGCACCCTGACCGGGTGGTGGCGGTCTGCGGACCTGGCGGCATGGGCAAGAGCGCCCTGGCGGCCCGTGCCCTGCGCAGGCTCCCTGCTGATCGCTTCCCGGACGGCATGGTCTTCCACACCTTTTATCATCAGCCCAAGACGGCAATGGCAGTGCAGACCCTGGCCCTGGCCCTGGGCATCAAGGGAGAGGCCAACCCGGAGCAACAGGTTACCTTGGTGCTGGGCGGGAAACAGGCCCTGCTGATCCTGGACGGGGCTGAGGAGGCCGAGGACCTGCCTGCGGTGCTGCGCCTGCGCGGGCGATGCGGGGTGCTCATCACCAGCAGGCGCAAGAGCGATGCCGGGGCCTTGCGCCTGGACCTGCCGCCCCTGCCGGACGAGCAGGCCGAAGACGTGCTCCGGGCCTGGACCGGGGAAAGCAGGGAGCAGGAGGCCATAGAGCGGATTGCCGAGCTGCTGGGCGGCTGGCCCGTGGCCCTGCGCATTGCCGGGCATTACCTGCACAGCACCGGGGAACCTGCGGCAAACTATCTGCGCTGGCTGGAGCAGGAGCCGCTCAGGGAGCTGGACACCGGGGAGGAGCACCAGCGCGACAATGCCGCCCTGCTCCTGGACCGCAGCGTGGCCCAGGTGAGTGCGGATGCCCGCCTGGCCCTGGGGCTGGCAGGAGCCCTGGCCTTTGACCTGCTGGCTGCCGAGCCGATAACCGCCCTGCTGGAGGACGATGAACGCCGCGCCCGCATGGCCATAAACGAGCTGTTCCAGTACGGCCTGCTGGAACGCCGGGGCGACCGCCTCCACATCGGTCACGCCCTGATCCATCAGTACGCGGCCACCCGTCTGGCCCTGAGCCCGGACGAGCTGGCCCGGCCTGCGGCCTATTATATAGACTGGTGCCGGACACAGAGCGCTGCCGGGCTGGAGGGCTATGCCCTGCTGGATGGGGAGCGGGTGCATTGCCTGCGCCTGATAGAGAGCTGCCTGAAGAGCGAGCTGTGGCAGGAGGTAAAACTACTGGTCGGGACGATCGACATCTACCTGGAGCGACAGGGCTATTGGGCGGAAGAGCTGGCCGCCCTGGAGATGCGCCTGACTGCGGCCCGGCTGGCTGGCGACCGCCGGGATGAGGCGTGGTGCCTGAATAACCTGGGCTACACCTGCGATAACCTCGGGGACAAGGACCAGGCCCTGCGCTGGTATGCGCAATGCCTGCCCCTCTGGCGTGAGCTGGGTGAGCGCAAGGAGGAAGGCGTGACCCTCAATAACATGGCCGCGATCTACTTGCAACAGGGCAGGTATGAGCAGGCCCTGGAGACCTATCAGCAGAGCCTGAGCATCAAGCAGGAGGTCGGCGACCGGGAGGGGGAAGGCACGACTCTGAATAATATTGGTATGCTGTATAAAGCCCAAGGCGAGTACGAGCAGGCTTTGCAGTATTATGAGCAATGCCTGCCTATTACAAGGGAGACCGGGAATACAATCGGGGAAGGCACAACCCTGAACAACATTGCGGCCATCTATGATGCCCAGGGCAAGCCGAGCAAGGCGTTGGAGTATCACGAACAGGCATTAGCGATACGTCGGGAGCAGGGTGACCGGGCCGGAGAAGCGATAAGCCGTTGGTGGATCGGCCTCACCTATCGGGATATGGGAGACCTTACCAAGGCCGAAGAATACATCAGCCGGGCCGTGGAGATTATGGAAGCCATCCATCATCCTAAGCTGGAGACATGCCGCGAGGGCCTGGAGCAGCTGCGGGCCAAGCAGCAAATGTAG